In the Helianthus annuus cultivar XRQ/B chromosome 11, HanXRQr2.0-SUNRISE, whole genome shotgun sequence genome, one interval contains:
- the LOC110891210 gene encoding uncharacterized protein LOC110891210: MADSSASYIHMVHHLIEECLVFNMSKEECMEALSKHANIMPAITSTVWSELEKENKDFFEAYNNKTRDHQTHSPSSSSS, from the exons ATGGCTGATTCTTCGGCTTCATACATTCACATG GTGCATCATCTAATAGAAGAGTGTTTAGTATTCAATATGAGCAAAGAAGAATGCATGGAGGCTCTATCTAAGCATGCAAACATCATGCCTGCAATCACTTCTACAG TGTGGAGTGAGCTTGAAAAGGAGAATAAAGACTTCTTTGAGGCATACAACAACAAAACAAGGGATCATCAAACACACtcgccttcttcttcttcatcttaa